The Candidatus Beckwithbacteria bacterium DNA window AGTAGATACAGGGGTGATATTTGATGACGAGTTTCAGACGGGACACACAGTTTTCTTGATAACTGATGCGACCAGAGAAGTGTTGAAGAATTTTATTATTTTGGCTTCGCACGCGAATTTTTCCCAAGAGACCATAGAAAATCTTAATAGCTCGAAAATTACGGAGATGATCGTGACCGATGCAATGCGGCCAGATGTGGCAATCAAGCAATTACAGAATGGGGTTAAAGTACAGGTGCTGCCTGTGCAGGAAAGTTTAGCCGTGGTGGCTGGTCAGTTGTGGCGAGCTGATTGGAAAGAGCCCTTAGTGGATGGGTGGCGGTTGGATCCTTGGCTACAATCAGGGATCTGATGTTACAATAGTTTCATGGAAAATAGGTTGGTTTTGATTGACGGACACGCAATGGTATTTAGGGCGTATTATGCATTTCCGGCAACTTTAACTGACAAAGAGGGAAAACAGATTAATGCTGTTTATGGGTTTTCCTCGATGCTTCTGACGATTATTAAAGAACTGCATCCGGAATATATGGCAGTGGCATTTGATATGGATAAGCCGACTTTCCGGCATTTGGAGTTTGTCGGCTATAAAGCCCAGCGGCCGGAAGTGGATGTCGAGTTAACTGATCAGCTGGAGGGGGTGAAAGAAGTGGTGAGGGCTTTAAATATTCCGATTTTTGAGGTCGAGGGGTTTGAGGGAGATGATGTGATTGGGACGCTGGCTGTTCAGGCCAGCAAGACAGAGGGGATTAAGGAAACAGTGATTGTGACCGGAGATAAAGACGCGCTGCAGCTCGTGGATGACGGGAAGGTCCTGGTTTATATTCCTGCCAGGGGAAAAATCCCGGCCAAAATTTATGACGAAGCGGCAGTGGAAGCAAAAATGGGAGTAGAGCCGGAGCAGGTAACAGACTTAAAAGCGTTGATGGGTGATGCCTCGGATAATATTAAGGGGGTAGTAGGAGTCGGGCCGAAAACAGCGGTGGAGCTGGTTAAAAAATACGGGACAGTGGAAAAAATTTATGAACACATTGAAGAGTTGCCGGGGAAATTAAAACAGAGGATGACTGATGGTTTTGAAGAAGCGCACAGGAGTAAGCATTTGGTGACGATTGTAACTGACGTGCCGATCACATTGGATTTAGAGGCTTGCCGGATTTGCGACTATAATCAGAAACAAGCGGCTCAATTATTTGAAAAGTGGAATTTTAAGTCACTGATTAAAAAATTACCAACAGAAGATCATCCAAAAAACCAATTAGACTTGTTTTAGTTATGATAAAAGTTGCCTTAGTGCATGATTATTTAAATGAGTTTGGGGGAGCGGAAAGAGTTTTGCTGGCTCTATCCGAGATTTGGCCGGAAGCGCCGATTTATACGGCGTTTTGCCGGAAAGATTCGGAAAGCTATAGGCGGTTTAAGGGCAAAAAAATTATTACTTCCTGGGCGCAAAAAATACCTTGGTTTAAAGAAAAACTTTATTCGCCTTTGCGGTTTTTAGCACCAAAGATATGGGGTAGTTTTGAAAAACAACTGGCAGACCATGACATAGTTATTAGTTCAAGCAGTTGGTATATCACTAAAGGTTTTAATGATATCTGCTACTGTCACACGCCGCCGCGGTGGCTGTATGGCTATAAAACCAGCCAGGATTGGCAGAGGTTTTGGTTGGTGAGAGTGTATGCCACAATTGTCGGTTACTTTATGCGGCATTATGATTTCCAACAGGCGCAAAAAGTGAAATATTTTATTGCTAATAGCAAGGAGACGAAGCGGAGGATAGAGAAGTTTTACAGGAGAGAAAGTGTGGTGATATACCCGCCAATAGATTTGCCCCACTTCGCCAAAGGCTACGCTGGGGCTAAACGGGATTACTATTTAATAGTATCTCGTTTAGTGGGGAGCAAGGGAATTGAACTAGGGGTTGAGGCGGCAAAAAAGTTGGGGTTTAAATTAAAGATTGTAGGGGAAGGGCCTTTAAAAATCGAACCTGAAAAAAATATTCAAGTATTAGGCCAGGTGAATGATCAAGAATTGGGAAGACTTTACAGCGGGGCGAAGGCATTTTTGGCTTTAGCAAAAGACGAAGATTTCGGGATTACGCCGCTGGAGGCGATGGCCTGCGGTACGCCGGTAATTGCTTTTAACGGCGGAGGTTATAAAGAAACAGTGGTTGACCCCACTTCGCGCAAGGCTTCGCGGGGCGCAGGGGCAACGGGGTTATTTTTCGACGATTATTCGGTGAAATCTTTGATGCAGGCGATTAAAAAATTTGAGAAAATGAAGTTCAAGCAGGAAGATTGTTTTGAGCAGGCGAAAAAGTTTAATAAGGAAAGATTTAAACAAGAAATTAGGGAATTTGTTGAGAGTAAGTTAAAATAGCTTCATGGGAAAAGTGGTTTTGGAAGTGAAAAATTTAACCAAAGTTTTTGGCGGCCGGAAACGGCCGACGGTGGCCGTGGACCACATTTCCTTTAAAATTAATGAAGGTGAGATTGTGGGATTTTTAGGTCCAAACGGAGCGGGAAAAACTACGACCATTCAGATGTTGTTAGGAACGACCTCTAAAACTTCGGGCCAGATTAAATATTTCGGCAAAGAGTTTGAGAAAAATAGATCAGAAATTATGCAGCAAGTTAATTATGCTTCGGCCTATATCCGTCTGCCTTGGAGAATGACGGTTTGGGAAAATTTGATGGTTTATGCCAAGATGTACGGAGTAAAAAATCCAAGAGAAAGGGTTAAGTTGGTATTGGAGCTTTTTAGGATGAGTAAATATACGAATAAAGGTTTTAATACGCTTAGTTCCGGCCAGATAACGCGGGTGATGTTGGCAAAAGCGATGATTAATTTCCCTAAACTACTGTTATTGGATGAGCCGACGGCGAGTTTGGACCCGGAAGTGGCTGATAAAGTCCGGAAGTTTTTATTGAGGCAGCAGGAAAAATATAATGTGTCGATATTATTTACTTCGCATAATATGGCAGAGGTAACAGAGGTATGTGACAGGGTAATTTTTTTGAGAAAAGGTAAAATTGTGGCAGAAGATACACCCAAAGGTTTAGCCAGAAGAATTAAAATTTGTACTCTGCGCTACCGAGTAGGGGATAAAGAAACAGAGGTAAAAATTAATGAAGAAGAGATTGCCTCGTTTTTGAATGATTTGGCCAAGCGCGAGATTAAATATGACGAGATCAGCATTGACAAGCCGACATTAGAAGATTTCTTTTTATCACAACTATGAACAGAGGTAGAATCAACGCTGTCATCTGGAGGCATTTATATAATTTCCGGCACAGTCTGGACCGGCTGGCGGATAGTTTTTATTGGCCGGCAGTAGATATTTTGCTTTGGGGATTAACCAGTGTTTATATTCAAAAATCCGGCGCAAATGTATCGCAGATTGTGCTAATGATTTTATCCGGATTGGTGCTGTGGATGGTTGTTTGGCGCAGCCAATATGAGATTACGATTAATTTGTTGGAAGAGCTGTGGAGTAGTAATTTAGTGAATTTATTCTCGACGCCATTAAAGGTGAGCGAATGGATTGTGGCGGTGGTAATTTTGGGCTTAATGAAGATGGTAACAACAATTAGTTTTGCGACGTTATTAATTTGGTTACTGTATAAAATTAATGTTTTGTCAGGATTGGGATGGTTACTGTTGCCATACATGGCACTTTTGTTAATGTTTGGCTGGGTGGCGGGATTTTTGGTGGCTGGATTAATTCTTCGGTTTGGGATGAGAATTCAGGCTTTGGCCTGGATGGCGATTTATGTTTTGTCGCCGTTTTCGGCGGTGTTTTACCCTTTGTCAGTTTTGCCGGTTTGGGCGCAAAAAATAGCGGCTTGGGTGCCGACCAGTTATATTTTTGAGGGGATGAGGGCAGTTTTATCTGGAGGGCAGATAGAGATGACAGGTTTAATCAAAAGCGCAGTTTTAACTACGGTTTATTTACTGCTATCAATTTGGTTTTTCTTTCTTTGTTTTAAGGAGTCGAAAAAAATCGGTTTAGCGAGATTGGAGTAAGATGCCTGAGCTTCCAGAGGTAGAGACAATCAGACGACAATTAAATGCTGTTTTGGTGGGGCAGAGGATAAAAGGCCTTACCGCCTTCGCCAAGGCTTCGGCGGTCGAAGCAAGTGTTATCGGCAAGAAAATTTTAGGCGTGAGACGGAAAGCAAAAATGATAATTATTGAGTTAAGCGGAGGAGTAAGTTTGTTGATCCATTTAAAGATGACTGGCCAGTTAATTTATAATGGCCAGAAAAATAAATATACGCGGGCCATTTTTGAATTAGATAAGGGGAAACTGTTGTTTAATGATTTGCGACGGTTTGGGTGGATAAAAGTCATTAAGAATAAAGATTTAAGATTAATGATTAACGATTTACCGCCGGATGTGGTGGACAAAGAGTTCACCCTGAACTATTTAAGAAAGATACTTAAAAGTTCAGGGCAGGCTGTAAAAATCGTATTAATGGATCAGAAAAAAATGGGAGGAATCGGGAATATTTATGCTAATGAAAGTTTGTATTGTGCCAAAATTGATCCGCGAATCCCAGCAAAAAAAGTTAAAAAAATTAAAGAGCTGCACCAATACACAATAAAGGTAATTAATCAGGGAATAAAGTATGGCGGGTCGACGGCTTCCGATGAAAATTATGTTAACGCTTTAGGCAAAGGCGGGCATTATCAGGAACACTTTTTGGTTTATGAGCGAGAAGGGAAAAAATGTTCCAGGTGTGGCAGTGAGATAAAAAAGATAAAATTAGGGGGAAGAGGGACGTATTATTGCCCAGGTTGCCAGAAATGAATTTACAAAACTTAAGTTTACAAAATTTCCGGAATTATAAAAAGAGAGCGTTTGCGTTTGGAGAAAAGACAACGGTAATCAGCGGGGACAATAGTGTCGGGAAGAGTAATATTTTGGAAGCGATTTTTTTATTGGCGGCGGGGAAAAGTTTTCGGGCAGAGAAAGACGAAGAAATGATTTTATACGGTCAGGAGTTTGGAAGAGTGACTGGGCAGGCGGGAGAGACAGAATTAGCGGTTTTTTTGTCCAAACCAAAAAGGTTTTTTGTGAATGATGTAGCGAAGCGGAAGATGGATTTTGTGGGAAACTTCCGGTGTGTTTTATTTCGGCCGGAAGACATTGATTTAGTGCTGGGGTCGCCAAGCCTAAGACGGGAATATCTAAACTTTGTCTTAGAGCAAGTTGACCGGGAATACCGACGCTGTCATTTGTCTTATCAAAAAGGCGTCAGGCAGAGGAACAGGCTTTTAGAAAAAATTCGAGAGGGCGAGGGAAACAGACGGCAGTTAATATTTTGGGACCAGCTGTTAATAAGAAATGGGGACGTAATTAGTCAAAAGAGAGAGGAGTTTATAAATTTTATCAATGCAAAACTGGCGGCAGATAGTTTAAATTTATCTTTAGTTTATGATAAAAGCGTGATTTCGGAAGGCCGATTAAAACATTATACTGCAAATGAAATAGCGGCCGGAAAAACGTTGGTCGGGCCGCATAGGGATGATTTTAAGTTTATTATGCAAAGAAAAGGGAAAGCCGCTAAAGATTTAAGTATTTACGGTTCAAGGGGAGAGCAGAGAATGGCGGTCTTAGGAGTAAAAGTAAACGAACTGGAGTTTATTGAAGCCAAAACTGGAGAAAGACCGGTTTTGTTATTGGACGATATTTTTTCCGAGCTGGACCATGACCATCGGGAAGAAGTGTTTAAGCTCTTGGAAAAACAGCAAACAATTATGACAACGGCGGATGAGCATTTGATACCGAAAAGACTGAAAACTTTAGATATAATTAAATTATGACGAAAATTAAAAAAGTCGAAGCCAGGGAAATTTTGGATTCTAAAGGCACACCGACCGTAGAAGTAAAAGTGGTATTGGAAAACGGTCTTACGGCCACGGCGGCGGTAGCGTCAGGTGCTTCGACCGGTAGCGCGGAAGCTTGCGAGCTAAGAGATGGGGATTCCACGCGATATTTTGGCAAAGGCGTCTTAAAAGCAGTGAAAAATATTAACACGGAAATTAATGATTTATTAGTGGATCAAGAGGTGACAGATCAGGAAAAGATTGACGAAATGATGATTAAGTTAGACCCCACTCCGCAAAAAGCTACGCTAGGGGCTAACGCGGTAGTTGGTGTTTCCATGGCGGTTTGCCGGGCGGCAGCTTTAAGCTTAAACCTACCTTTGTATAAATATTTTGGGCAATTAAGCGGCAATAAAAAGCTGAAGATGCCGCAGCCGCAGATTTTAGTGCTGGAGGGCGGTAAGCACGGCAACTGGTCAACCGATTGCCAGGAATTTATGGTCCTACCCAAGCTAGAAAAATTCGGCAATTTTAGCGAAATGTTAAGGGTGGGAACAGAAATTTTCAGCGCTTTAGGAAAATTTTTAAATGAAAAAGGCTACAGCGTCGGCGTGGGATTTGAGGGGGCGTATATGCCAAGAGAAATAAAGGGAAATGAGGAGGCATTGGAATTAATAGTGGAGGCAATTAAAGCGGCCGGATTTAAGCCGGGCGAAGAAGTGGTACTCGGAATTGACGGGGCGGCCAGCGAGTGGTTTAAAGACGGCAAATACCGTGATTTAAGTCCGGAAGAATGGACAGAGAAAATTATCAGGTGGACAAAAAAATACCCGATTTGGTCTTTGGAAGACATGTACGAAGAAGAGAGTTGGCAGGATTGGACGGATTTGACGGCGAAAGTTGGCAACTGGCTACAAGTTATCGGCGACGATCTATTAACGACGAATGTTGAGAGGATTAAAAAAGCGATTAAGTTAAAGGCCTGTAATAGTGTCTTGATTAAGTTAAACCAAATAGGAACAGTAACGGAAACTTTAGAGGCAATTAGATTAGCAATAGACAATAAAATGGCGACGATTGTGTCCCACCGGGGAGGGGAAACCAACGATGATATGATTGCTGATTTGGTGGTCGGCGCCGGTTGTGAACAGTCTAAATTCGGCGCTCCGTGCCGAGGGGAAAGAATTGCTAAATACAACCGGTTGTTGGAAATCGAGAGGGAAATATGATTAAAGCCGTGATTTTTGATGCCGGAGGGGTTTTATGCGATTGGGAAACAATCTGTAGGAAATTTGCTGAAGAAATAAACGTTGATTATAAAAAATTTATGGAAGTTTATTTAAAGCATTCTTTTGATCCGGAATTTGGTTCAGATATTGGGCAGATGACAGCAGATGAATTTTTTAAAAAAATAACTCTGGAGTTAGGCGTGCCGGAAAAAGCCTTAGATTGGCGGAAGAGGTTTGTGCCGGGGTTTAAACGGATCGAGCCAACTTATAAATTATTAGATGAATTAAAGGGGAAATTTCGGTTAGGGATGCTGACAAATTCCAAGATTGGTTTGTGGGATGAGTGGGAGAGTATCGGACATTTTAAGGACTACTTTGAGGTAATTATGGATTCATCGACAGTACATTTATTAAAGCCGGACCCAGAAATGTTTAACCTGCTTTGCCAAAGATTAAATCTGAAGACGGAAGAATGTTTATTTATTGACGACGACAGTAAAAATACCGGGGCGGCGGAGAAATTTGGATTTAAAACAGTGCATTTTACTGAGCCGGAAGTATCGGTGGCGGCTATCAAAAATGTTTTGGGAATAGAGTAAAATACAGATATGGAACAGTTTAACCAGAAAGTCTTGAAACAGCTTTATCGGCCGCCAAAGGATTCGCATAAGGGGCAGAACGGGAAACTGTTGGTAATCGGCGGCAGCAATCTTTTCCATAGCGCGTCGATGTGGAGCTTAGAAGTGGCGTCCAGAATCGTGGATATGGTGTTTTACTCATCTGTGCCGGTGAACGAGGCAATTGTCAAAAAACAGAAAGAAAGATTTCAAAATGGGATTATCGTGCCTAGAGGGAAAATTGACGAATATATTAACGAGTCAGATTGTATTTTAATCGGTCCAGGGATGGAAAGGGGACAAGAGACAAAAGAGAAAACTAATCAGTTGCTGAAGCGTCACCAAAATAAGAAATGGGTGATTGATGGCGGGGCGTTGCAGGTGATGGACAAAAATTTATTAAACAAAAATATGATAATTACACCGCATCATCAGGAATATAAATTATTATTTGGCGAGGAAAAAATTGAAGTAATGGCGAAAAAACATAAGTGCACGATTGTGTTAAAGGGAAGGGAAGATGTGATTTGTAATTCGAAGCAGTGTTTAATTAATCAAACCGGCAATGAAGGAATGACTAAAGGGGGAACAGGGGATGTCTTGGCGGGTTTAATTGCGGCCTTGTATTGTAAAAATGAGGCGTTTTTGGCGGCGAGCTGTGGAACTTATTTAAATGGTTTGGCGGGAGATCGGCTGTACGCCAAGATTGGTCCTTATTTTAACACGAGCGATTTAGTCAGAGAGATTCCGAGGGTGATGGGGGAGGTAATAAGCTAGCGTATTTTTCTCTAAATTCTTGGGGAAGATGACGTGCGCCAACTACTTGATCTTCAGGTTTCGCCACTAAAATTGTTCCGTCAGCTTCAAACGGGGGAACACAGATTTCAATTACTTCCAGGCCGCTTTCACTGGCAATCCAGCTACCAGTCCAACCTTGGCCGTAGGTGACTAGTTGGGGTTCGTCTTTTTCACCATTAAATTCATAACAAACGGTTTCTCCATCAGGACTAAGACCTAACCAGTAACCCTGGCCTTTAATCACTGATTCAATGAAAATTCTTGGACCGGTCCAGTGTTGAATAGGGGTAGAATGATTAGGTTCGATGGTAATTAAAGCTGCATCCATTTGTTCATTAGCTTCTGGATCGGTAAATTTAATCACTTCACAAACGACACCAGTGCTGCCGGGAACATCATCAAGGCCAGCCTTTCGAGTTTCGTAAGATTTGTCGCCAAGTTGAATAGTATTTTGACCAGCTATTTTTAAGATTTCTTGACGAAGACCTTGAGTTTCCGTGTTGATCATAAGAGAAATTATACAAGTAAAATTTACTAAAAGTCAATATTATAGGTTTGATTATTTTTCCCCATAAACTGACAGCAGTTATATACTACAACTATGAAGTATTTGTTTTTACTGGCGCATCCGGATGATGAAGCAGTGGCGGCCGGGGGGACAATCCGGCTGTTGGCAAATAAGGGAAATGAGATTGCAGTGGTGTTGGCAACTAAGGGTGAGGTGGGGGCCCCACTTCGCTCCGACGGAAAAGTCGGAGCTTCGCTAGGGGTAAACAGGATTGATGAATTTAAAAAGTCGTGCGAAATTCTAGGAGTAAGCAAATGCGAAATTCTGAATTTTAAAGACGGAGAGGTAAATAATAAGATTGTTTGGGGCGGGTTGGAATTGGCTTTTATTGATGCAATTGAAAAATATCAGCCGGACGTAGTGATGACGTTTGACCATTCGGGTTGGTATTTTCACTTAGACCACGTGGGGGTCTCAATAGCAGCTTTACGGGCGGTCCAACACGCAAAACTTAAGGTGCAAGCCTTGGTGTTTATGTTGTTTCAGCCGCCGGGAATTAAGCTTAAATGGCCGTACGTGTACCAGAAAAAATTGCCGATTACCCACACAGTAGAGGTTAAAAG harbors:
- a CDS encoding glycosyltransferase encodes the protein MIKVALVHDYLNEFGGAERVLLALSEIWPEAPIYTAFCRKDSESYRRFKGKKIITSWAQKIPWFKEKLYSPLRFLAPKIWGSFEKQLADHDIVISSSSWYITKGFNDICYCHTPPRWLYGYKTSQDWQRFWLVRVYATIVGYFMRHYDFQQAQKVKYFIANSKETKRRIEKFYRRESVVIYPPIDLPHFAKGYAGAKRDYYLIVSRLVGSKGIELGVEAAKKLGFKLKIVGEGPLKIEPEKNIQVLGQVNDQELGRLYSGAKAFLALAKDEDFGITPLEAMACGTPVIAFNGGGYKETVVDPTSRKASRGAGATGLFFDDYSVKSLMQAIKKFEKMKFKQEDCFEQAKKFNKERFKQEIREFVESKLK
- a CDS encoding ABC transporter ATP-binding protein — its product is MGKVVLEVKNLTKVFGGRKRPTVAVDHISFKINEGEIVGFLGPNGAGKTTTIQMLLGTTSKTSGQIKYFGKEFEKNRSEIMQQVNYASAYIRLPWRMTVWENLMVYAKMYGVKNPRERVKLVLELFRMSKYTNKGFNTLSSGQITRVMLAKAMINFPKLLLLDEPTASLDPEVADKVRKFLLRQQEKYNVSILFTSHNMAEVTEVCDRVIFLRKGKIVAEDTPKGLARRIKICTLRYRVGDKETEVKINEEEIASFLNDLAKREIKYDEISIDKPTLEDFFLSQL
- a CDS encoding ABC transporter permease, which produces MNRGRINAVIWRHLYNFRHSLDRLADSFYWPAVDILLWGLTSVYIQKSGANVSQIVLMILSGLVLWMVVWRSQYEITINLLEELWSSNLVNLFSTPLKVSEWIVAVVILGLMKMVTTISFATLLIWLLYKINVLSGLGWLLLPYMALLLMFGWVAGFLVAGLILRFGMRIQALAWMAIYVLSPFSAVFYPLSVLPVWAQKIAAWVPTSYIFEGMRAVLSGGQIEMTGLIKSAVLTTVYLLLSIWFFFLCFKESKKIGLARLE
- the mutM gene encoding bifunctional DNA-formamidopyrimidine glycosylase/DNA-(apurinic or apyrimidinic site) lyase; translation: MPELPEVETIRRQLNAVLVGQRIKGLTAFAKASAVEASVIGKKILGVRRKAKMIIIELSGGVSLLIHLKMTGQLIYNGQKNKYTRAIFELDKGKLLFNDLRRFGWIKVIKNKDLRLMINDLPPDVVDKEFTLNYLRKILKSSGQAVKIVLMDQKKMGGIGNIYANESLYCAKIDPRIPAKKVKKIKELHQYTIKVINQGIKYGGSTASDENYVNALGKGGHYQEHFLVYEREGKKCSRCGSEIKKIKLGGRGTYYCPGCQK
- the recF gene encoding DNA replication and repair protein RecF (All proteins in this family for which functions are known are DNA-binding proteins that assist the filamentation of RecA onto DNA for the initiation of recombination or recombinational repair.) gives rise to the protein MNLQNLSLQNFRNYKKRAFAFGEKTTVISGDNSVGKSNILEAIFLLAAGKSFRAEKDEEMILYGQEFGRVTGQAGETELAVFLSKPKRFFVNDVAKRKMDFVGNFRCVLFRPEDIDLVLGSPSLRREYLNFVLEQVDREYRRCHLSYQKGVRQRNRLLEKIREGEGNRRQLIFWDQLLIRNGDVISQKREEFINFINAKLAADSLNLSLVYDKSVISEGRLKHYTANEIAAGKTLVGPHRDDFKFIMQRKGKAAKDLSIYGSRGEQRMAVLGVKVNELEFIEAKTGERPVLLLDDIFSELDHDHREEVFKLLEKQQTIMTTADEHLIPKRLKTLDIIKL
- the eno gene encoding phosphopyruvate hydratase, yielding MTKIKKVEAREILDSKGTPTVEVKVVLENGLTATAAVASGASTGSAEACELRDGDSTRYFGKGVLKAVKNINTEINDLLVDQEVTDQEKIDEMMIKLDPTPQKATLGANAVVGVSMAVCRAAALSLNLPLYKYFGQLSGNKKLKMPQPQILVLEGGKHGNWSTDCQEFMVLPKLEKFGNFSEMLRVGTEIFSALGKFLNEKGYSVGVGFEGAYMPREIKGNEEALELIVEAIKAAGFKPGEEVVLGIDGAASEWFKDGKYRDLSPEEWTEKIIRWTKKYPIWSLEDMYEEESWQDWTDLTAKVGNWLQVIGDDLLTTNVERIKKAIKLKACNSVLIKLNQIGTVTETLEAIRLAIDNKMATIVSHRGGETNDDMIADLVVGAGCEQSKFGAPCRGERIAKYNRLLEIEREI
- a CDS encoding HAD family phosphatase, which produces MIKAVIFDAGGVLCDWETICRKFAEEINVDYKKFMEVYLKHSFDPEFGSDIGQMTADEFFKKITLELGVPEKALDWRKRFVPGFKRIEPTYKLLDELKGKFRLGMLTNSKIGLWDEWESIGHFKDYFEVIMDSSTVHLLKPDPEMFNLLCQRLNLKTEECLFIDDDSKNTGAAEKFGFKTVHFTEPEVSVAAIKNVLGIE
- a CDS encoding NAD(P)H-hydrate dehydratase, which codes for MEQFNQKVLKQLYRPPKDSHKGQNGKLLVIGGSNLFHSASMWSLEVASRIVDMVFYSSVPVNEAIVKKQKERFQNGIIVPRGKIDEYINESDCILIGPGMERGQETKEKTNQLLKRHQNKKWVIDGGALQVMDKNLLNKNMIITPHHQEYKLLFGEEKIEVMAKKHKCTIVLKGREDVICNSKQCLINQTGNEGMTKGGTGDVLAGLIAALYCKNEAFLAASCGTYLNGLAGDRLYAKIGPYFNTSDLVREIPRVMGEVIS
- a CDS encoding PIG-L family deacetylase, with the protein product MKYLFLLAHPDDEAVAAGGTIRLLANKGNEIAVVLATKGEVGAPLRSDGKVGASLGVNRIDEFKKSCEILGVSKCEILNFKDGEVNNKIVWGGLELAFIDAIEKYQPDVVMTFDHSGWYFHLDHVGVSIAALRAVQHAKLKVQALVFMLFQPPGIKLKWPYVYQKKLPITHTVEVKSVLKQKVAAIEAHSSQSMNFLPLMKLGLMNKEYFQLVLATKKGKMWFNKSEIFKKI